One segment of Macrobrachium rosenbergii isolate ZJJX-2024 chromosome 25, ASM4041242v1, whole genome shotgun sequence DNA contains the following:
- the LOC136852245 gene encoding uncharacterized protein encodes MWSTLALLLGTSHHTTTAYNPAANGLVERFHRSLKASFMARCTAEDWKYQLPWILLGLRTSPRANGDPSAAEKIYREPLIIQGKLVTEDWHNPSVQRLCDIVRKFAPCQRTYTDRSTAFTPPGLSSTTHVFVRDDAARPSLTRPYRGPFRMLERNNKAFRLALNGKDD; translated from the coding sequence ATGTGGTCCACCCTGGCACTCCTGCTGGGGAcgtctcaccacaccaccaccgcctacaaccccgcagccaacggattggtggagagattccacaggtccctgaaggcatcctttatggcccgctgcactgccgaggattggaagtaccagctgccttggatcctcctcgggctgagaacctCCCCCAGAGCCAACGGGGACCCGTCCGCAGCGGAGAAAATCTACAGGGAGCCCCTCATAATCCAGGGCAAATTAGTCACGGAAGATTGGCACaacccgtcagtccagaggctctgCGACATAGTCAGGAAGTTCGcaccctgccagcggacgtatactGACAGGTCAACTGCCTTCACACctcccggcttgtcctccaccacccacgtcttcgtcagggacgatgccgCCCGGCCCtcactaaccaggccctacagggggcccttccgcatgCTCGAGAGGAACAACAAAGCCTTCCGCCTCGCCCTGAACGGGAAGGACGACTAG
- the LOC136852246 gene encoding uncharacterized protein, whose product MAAEEPRSPKPLGFYVRDTISGRMMLVNTGAVCSVFPPSREDRKCPPDPAAFLTAANGSLILTYGTRLLSISILGWRYTWNFIIADVRTPLLGADFFAHFGLAVDVGRKRLLDTDSCQSLHLALGTSVPTICSVTPHQYAQLLKEFPDVFKPELHQVPGAPAKHRIYHRIKMKGPPAHTKFRRWSGWAYARRPPAREPLPSTWSPKEHLRHVRAVPQRLQNGLVVRFDKCTVGVEKTDFIGHEISPDGIHSLTSKIAAITRFPTPTSIKAVQEFLRMVNYYRRFIPGIAHTMAPLTEILKGRPKSLVWGPNQQQAFSLMKAALAKATALAHQNPNGPLQLTMDASNVTCGAVLEQIIAGGPQPIAFSSKKFNPAEARYSTFDRELCAVYQAVQHFKKNPVADALSRIELSAVQLRINYEDLGQEQTADPETPAYCTAITSLKWKDMALAPGRPKLLCDISTCQPRPLVPASHRRLVFDIIHRLSHPSGRTMAKLLTEKFVWHRMRKEARRWVR is encoded by the exons atggcagcagaggaacccaggagcccaaaaccactaggcttctacgtccgcgacaccatctccggcaggatgatgttggtcaacacCGGGGCTGTTTGTTCAGTATTTCcaccatccagggaggaccgcaagtgcccaccggacccggctgccttcctgacggccgcaaACGGGTCCCTCATCCTcacctacggcaccaggctcctgtcaatctccatccttggctggagataTACATGGAACTTCATCatcgcggacgtaaggaccccactcctgggtgcagatttcttcgcccacttcgggctggcagtcgacgtcggtcgcaagcgtctcctcgacaccgactcctgccagtccctccacCTGGCACTGGGAACCagcgtgcctaccatctgctccgtcaccccacaccagtacgcccagctgctgaaggagttccccgacgtgttcaaacccgagctccATCAAGTACCCGGAGCCCCAGCAAAGCACAGAATCTACCACCGCATCAAGATGAAGGGCCCCCCAGCGCACACAAAGTTccggagatggagcggatgggcatatgcaaggaggcctccagcccgtgagcctctcccctccacatg gtcccccaaagagcacctgcggCACGTCCGGGCGGTCCCGCAGCGCCTgcagaacggcctcgtcgtcagatTCGACAAGTGCACCGTCGGTGTCGAAAAAACTGACTTcataggccacgagatatccccggatggcaTCCACTCTCTCACATCAAAGATTgcagccatcaccaggttccccacccctacctccatcaaggccgtccaggaattcctcaggatggtcaactactacaggaggttcatccccgggatcgcacacaccatggcccccctgacggagatcttGAAGGGCCGACcgaaatccttagtgtggggacccaaccagcagcaggccttctccctgatgaaggccgccctcgccaaggcaaccgccttggcccaccagaaCCCCAACGGCCCCCTCCAACTGACgatggatgccagcaacgtcacctgCGGGGCTGTCCTAGAGCAGATCATCGCCGgcggcccccagcccatcgccttctccagcaaaaagttcaaccccgcagaggcccgctacagcaccttcgacagggaactctgtgcagtgTATCAGGCggtacagcacttcaa gaagaaccctgtagcagacgcacTCTCCAGAATTGAGCTCAGTgcagtgcagctcaggatcaactacgaggacctcggcCAGGAGCagaccgccgacccagagactccagcctactgcaccgccatcacatccctaaaGTGGAAGGACATGGCCCTCGCCCCCGGGAGACCAAAACTCCTGTGCGACATCAGCACCTgccagcctcgccccctggtgcccgcctcccacCGCCGTCtggtattcgacatcatccacaggctgtcccacccctccggcaggacgatggccaagctgctgacagagaagttcgtctggcacaggaTGCGGAAGGAAGCGAGGAGGTGGGTGAGATAG